A genomic window from Phoenix dactylifera cultivar Barhee BC4 unplaced genomic scaffold, palm_55x_up_171113_PBpolish2nd_filt_p 000312F, whole genome shotgun sequence includes:
- the LOC103723652 gene encoding alpha-L-fucosidase 1-like: MRSLWFLIAILLHQSLSAQSKLPTPPLPLLPIPAAAQLKWHRRELVMFFHFGMNTFTNSEWGTGEESPSLFNPTALNAKQWIDAAACAGFSLVILTAKHHDGFCLWPSQYTAHSVQRSPWRGGKGDVVREFVDAARARGIDAGLYLSPWDRHEKSYGLEIEYNEFYMAQLQELLTRYGSISEIWFDGAKGKNAKNMTYYFEDWFAMAKQLQSSINIFSDAGPDVRWVGDEKGFAGTTCWSTINRTMLKIGDASIVKYLNVGDARGTDWVPPECDVSIRPGWFWHKNETAKPLSQLLDIYYKSVGRNCVLLLNVPPNSTGLVSDADIERLREFRSAINTIFSTDLAQGSKAKASSQRGGSFAAMNVVDGDDQTYWAPKEDKDGNGYWIELERWDPSASFNVVRIQEAIAMGQRIKRHEVYADGKLVASGTTVGYKRLHRLKTPVEARKVKVWIKESRGVPLISAVGLHFDPFHRVSMKNNETSV, from the exons ATGAGAAGTTTATGGTTTCTGATTGCCATCTTACTTCACCAATCTCTCTCCGCTCAGTCTAAACTCCCAACGCCGCCGCTGCCGCTCCTTCCGATCCCCGCCGCGGCGCAGCTGAAATGGCACCGCCGGGAGCTCGTGATGTTCTTCCACTTCGGCATGAACACCTTCACGAACTCCGAGTGGGGGACCGGCGAGGAGAGCCCGTCGCTCTTCAACCCCACCGCACTCAATGCAAAACAGTGGATCGATGCCGCCGCCTGCGCAGGCTTCTCCCTCGTCATCCTCACCGCCAAGCACCACGACGGCTTCTGCCTCTGGCCTTCGCAGTACACCGCCCATTCCGTCCAGCGGAGCCCGTGGAGAGGAGGGAAAGGCGACGTCGTCAGAGAGTTCGTGGATGCTGCTCGTGCCCGAGGGATCGATGCCGGGCTATATCTCTCGCCGTGGGATCGCCATGAGAAGTCCTACGGTCTTGAGATTGAGTACAATGAGTTCTACATGGCCCAGCTCCAAGAGCTGCTCACTAG ATATGGGAGCATATCGGAGATATGGTTCGACGGCGCCAAGGGAAAGAATGCGAAGAACATGACGTACTACTTCGAGGATTGGTTTGCAATGGCGAAGCAGCTGCAAAGCTCCATCAACATATTCTCCGATGCCGGTCCCGACGTCAGGTGGGTCGGCGACGAGAAGGGGTTTGCAGGAACTACATGCTGGTCCACCATTAACCGCACCATGCTGAAGATTGGAGATGCCAGTATAGTCAA GTATCTGAACGTCGGTGATGCACGAGGAACCGACTGGGTGCCGCCGGAGTGCGACGTTTCGATTCGGCCGGGCTGGTTCTGGCACAAGAATGAGACTGCAAAACCATTGAGCCAGCTGCTAGATATATACTACAAATCGGTAGGCCGGAACTGTGTTCTTCTACTCAACGTGCCACCGAATTCCACCGGCCTGGTCTCCGACGCCGACATCGAAAGGCTAAGAGAATTCCGTTCAGCAATCAACACCATCTTTTCGACGGATTTAGCCCAAGGAAGCAAAGCAAAAGCCAGCAGCCAGAGAGGCGGCAGCTTCGCAGCGATGAACGTGGTCGATGGCGATGACCAGACCTACTGGGCTCCGAAGGAGGACAAGGATGGGAATGGATATTGGATTGAATTGGAGAGATGGGATCCAAGTGCGAGCTTCAATGTGGTCAGGATTCAGGAGGCTATTGCAATGGGGCAGAGGATAAAGCGGCACGAGGTGTATGCCGATGGGAAGCTGGTGGCGAGCGGGACGACGGTGGGGTACAAGCGGCTCCACCGGCTGAAGACGCCAGTTGAAGCCAGGAAGGTGAAGGTGTGGATCAAGGAGTCACGGGGGGTGCCGCTGATATCGGCAGTGGGCCTGCACTTTGATCCATTTCATAGAGTCTCCATGAAGAATAATGAGACTTCAGTTTGA